In Mus caroli chromosome 9, CAROLI_EIJ_v1.1, whole genome shotgun sequence, a single window of DNA contains:
- the Mfrp gene encoding membrane frizzled-related protein isoform X1: MKDYADVILRPEASELSKTEFCNPAFDPEAGPSCPPPALQRDVGSKLQAPWQAQRLRGLQPDCHFSWFCILLLSGLLLLLLGLLVAVILAQSQAISLPRTTKNPLLTRGLTPMGVIPSTTPNTTTTTPATTTTTPASTEQQEAAMSPTHLTTCGGLLPGPSGFFSSPNYPDLYPPLSHCVWHIQVAAGQTIQLKIQALSIESMLTCLFDRLEIISEPTGPLLRVCGKTPPATLNTNTSRLRVSFVSDNDVEGSGFQAWYQAVAPGHWSCAHNEFHCDLLLCLKRDSVCDGITECVDGSDEANCSDKTLGCGGNLTGLYGVFSTPYYPQHYPHQQLCTWYIEVPVGYGIRLEFHNFSLEAQAECKFDYVEVYEASNLGTFSFLGRFCGAEPPLNVVSSMHQLAVIFKTDLGISSGGFLATYQAINTTESGCPWADLCGPTEFCQSGGYRDLQWMCDLWKDCANDSNDNCSSHLSPQPDLTCEPVQVEMCLGLSYNTTAFPNIWVGLATQTEVTDILRGYKSLTSLPCYQTFQRFLCGLLVPRCTSLGTILPPCRSVCQAAEQQCQSSLALLGTPWPFNCNRLPVAASLEACSQP; this comes from the exons CCCAGCGTCTCCGGGGGCTACAGCCCGACTGCCACTTCTCCTGGTTCTGTATTCTGCTGCTCAGTggcctgctgctcctgctgctggggCTACTGGTGGCTGTCATCCTGGCTC AGTCGCAGGCTATATCCCTCCCCAGGACTACCAAGAACCCACTGCTCACCCGAGGCCTCACCCCCATGGGTGTCATTCCCAGCACCACccctaacaccaccaccaccacccccgccactaccaccaccaccccagcaaGCACAGAGCAGCAGGAGGCAGCCATGAGCCCTACACACCTGACCA CCTGTGGAGGCCTCCTTCCTGGTCCCAGTGGTTTCTTCAGCAGCCCTAACTACCCAGACCTCTACCCACCCCTCAGCCACTGTGTCTGGCATATCCAGGTAGCCGCAGGCCAGACAATACAGCTCAAGATTCAAGCCCTCAGCATAGAGAGTATGCTCACCTGTCTTTTTGATCGCTTGGAAATTATCTCAGAGCCTACAGGCCCTCTCCTCAG GGTGTGTGGTAAAACACCTCCTGCCACATTAAACACAAATACCAGCCGCCTCCGTGTGTCCTTCGTCTCTGATAACGATGTGGAAGGGTCTGGTTTCCAGGCCTGGTACCAAGCAGTGGCCCCTGGACATT GGAGCTGTGCCCATAATGAGTTCCACTGTGACCTTCTCCTCTGCCTGAAGCGTGACTCTGTATGTGACGGTATTACGGAGTGTGTCGATGGCAGTGACGAGGCCAACTGCAGTGACAAGACATTGG GGTGTGGAGGGAACCTGACTGGGCTCTATGGGGTGTTCTCTACCCCATACTACCCACAGCACTACCCTCACCAACAG CTTTGCACCTGGTACATCGAAGTGCCTGTGGGGTACGGGATAAGACTGGAGTTCCACAACTTCAGTCTGGAAGCACAGGCTGAGTGCAAGTTTGACTACGTGGAAGTGTACGAGGCCAGCAACCTGGGAACCTTCAGCTTCCTGGGCAG GTTCTGTGGAGCAGAGCCACCACTCAACGTCGTCTCCTCCATGCACCAGCTGGCTGTAATCTTCAAGACGGATCTTGGTATCAGCAGCGGGGGCTTTTTAGCCACCTACCAGGCCATCAATACTACAGAGAGTGGgtgtccctgggcag ACCTTTGTGGGCCCACAGAGTTCTGCCAGAGCGGAGGATATAGGGATCTGCAATGGATGTGTGACTTATGGAAAGACTGTGCAAATGACAGCAACGACAACTGCAGCAGCCACTTGTCCCCACAACCGG ACCTGACCTGTGAACCTGTCCAGGTGGAGATGTGCCTTGGACTAAGCTACAATACCACGGCCTTTCCTAACATCTGGGTGGGCCTGGCCACGCAGACAGAGGTGACAGACATCCTCCGAGGCTACAAG AGTCTGACAAGTCTACCCTGCTACCAGACTTTCCAGAGGTTCCTCTGTGGGCTGCTTGTGCCTCGATGCACCTCACTGGGCACTATCCTACCCCCTTGTCGTTCTGTCTGCCAGGCGGCAGAGCAGCAGTGCCAGTCTAGCCTGGCATTATTGGGCACCCCCTGGCCTTTCAACTGCAACAGGCTACCTGTGGCAGCTAGCCTGGAAGCTTGCTCCCAGCCCTGA
- the Mfrp gene encoding membrane frizzled-related protein isoform X2: MKDYADVILRPEASELSKTEFCNPAFDPEAGPSCPPPALQRDVGSKLQAPWQAQRLRGLQPDCHFSWFCILLLSGLLLLLLGLLVAVILAQSQAISLPRTTKNPLLTRGLTPMGVIPSTTPNTTTTTPATTTTTPASTEQQEAAMSPTHLTTCGGLLPGPSGFFSSPNYPDLYPPLSHCVWHIQVAAGQTIQLKIQALSIESMLTCLFDRLEIISEPTGPLLRVCGKTPPATLNTNTSRLRVSFVSDNDVEGSGFQAWYQAVAPGHWSCAHNEFHCDLLLCLKRDSVCDGITECVDGSDEANCSDKTLGCGGNLTGLYGVFSTPYYPQHYPHQQLCTWYIEVPVGYGIRLEFHNFSLEAQAECKFDYVEVYEASNLGTFSFLGRFCGAEPPLNVVSSMHQLAVIFKTDLGISSGGFLATYQAINTTEKFCQSGGYRDLQWMCDLWKDCANDSNDNCSSHLSPQPDLTCEPVQVEMCLGLSYNTTAFPNIWVGLATQTEVTDILRGYKSLTSLPCYQTFQRFLCGLLVPRCTSLGTILPPCRSVCQAAEQQCQSSLALLGTPWPFNCNRLPVAASLEACSQP, encoded by the exons CCCAGCGTCTCCGGGGGCTACAGCCCGACTGCCACTTCTCCTGGTTCTGTATTCTGCTGCTCAGTggcctgctgctcctgctgctggggCTACTGGTGGCTGTCATCCTGGCTC AGTCGCAGGCTATATCCCTCCCCAGGACTACCAAGAACCCACTGCTCACCCGAGGCCTCACCCCCATGGGTGTCATTCCCAGCACCACccctaacaccaccaccaccacccccgccactaccaccaccaccccagcaaGCACAGAGCAGCAGGAGGCAGCCATGAGCCCTACACACCTGACCA CCTGTGGAGGCCTCCTTCCTGGTCCCAGTGGTTTCTTCAGCAGCCCTAACTACCCAGACCTCTACCCACCCCTCAGCCACTGTGTCTGGCATATCCAGGTAGCCGCAGGCCAGACAATACAGCTCAAGATTCAAGCCCTCAGCATAGAGAGTATGCTCACCTGTCTTTTTGATCGCTTGGAAATTATCTCAGAGCCTACAGGCCCTCTCCTCAG GGTGTGTGGTAAAACACCTCCTGCCACATTAAACACAAATACCAGCCGCCTCCGTGTGTCCTTCGTCTCTGATAACGATGTGGAAGGGTCTGGTTTCCAGGCCTGGTACCAAGCAGTGGCCCCTGGACATT GGAGCTGTGCCCATAATGAGTTCCACTGTGACCTTCTCCTCTGCCTGAAGCGTGACTCTGTATGTGACGGTATTACGGAGTGTGTCGATGGCAGTGACGAGGCCAACTGCAGTGACAAGACATTGG GGTGTGGAGGGAACCTGACTGGGCTCTATGGGGTGTTCTCTACCCCATACTACCCACAGCACTACCCTCACCAACAG CTTTGCACCTGGTACATCGAAGTGCCTGTGGGGTACGGGATAAGACTGGAGTTCCACAACTTCAGTCTGGAAGCACAGGCTGAGTGCAAGTTTGACTACGTGGAAGTGTACGAGGCCAGCAACCTGGGAACCTTCAGCTTCCTGGGCAG GTTCTGTGGAGCAGAGCCACCACTCAACGTCGTCTCCTCCATGCACCAGCTGGCTGTAATCTTCAAGACGGATCTTGGTATCAGCAGCGGGGGCTTTTTAGCCACCTACCAGGCCATCAATACTACAGAGA AGTTCTGCCAGAGCGGAGGATATAGGGATCTGCAATGGATGTGTGACTTATGGAAAGACTGTGCAAATGACAGCAACGACAACTGCAGCAGCCACTTGTCCCCACAACCGG ACCTGACCTGTGAACCTGTCCAGGTGGAGATGTGCCTTGGACTAAGCTACAATACCACGGCCTTTCCTAACATCTGGGTGGGCCTGGCCACGCAGACAGAGGTGACAGACATCCTCCGAGGCTACAAG AGTCTGACAAGTCTACCCTGCTACCAGACTTTCCAGAGGTTCCTCTGTGGGCTGCTTGTGCCTCGATGCACCTCACTGGGCACTATCCTACCCCCTTGTCGTTCTGTCTGCCAGGCGGCAGAGCAGCAGTGCCAGTCTAGCCTGGCATTATTGGGCACCCCCTGGCCTTTCAACTGCAACAGGCTACCTGTGGCAGCTAGCCTGGAAGCTTGCTCCCAGCCCTGA
- the Mfrp gene encoding membrane frizzled-related protein isoform X3, producing the protein MKDYADVILRPEASELSKTEFCNPAFDPEAGPSCPPPALQRDVGSKLQAPWQAQRLRGLQPDCHFSWFCILLLSGLLLLLLGLLVAVILAQSQAISLPRTTKNPLLTRGLTPMGVIPSTTPNTTTTTPATTTTTPASTEQQEAAMSPTHLTTCGGLLPGPSGFFSSPNYPDLYPPLSHCVWHIQVAAGQTIQLKIQALSIESMLTCLFDRLEIISEPTGPLLRVCGKTPPATLNTNTSRLRVSFVSDNDVEGSGFQAWYQAVAPGHWSCAHNEFHCDLLLCLKRDSVCDGITECVDGSDEANCSDKTLGCGGNLTGLYGVFSTPYYPQHYPHQQLCTWYIEVPVGYGIRLEFHNFSLEAQAECKFDYVEVYEASNLGTFSFLGRFCGAEPPLNVVSSMHQLAVIFKTDLGISSGGFLATYQAINTTESGCPWAEFCQSGGYRDLQWMCDLWKDCANDSNDNCSSHLSPQPDLTCEPVQVEMCLGLSYNTTAFPNIWVGLATQTEVTDILRGYKSLTSLPCYQTFQRFLCGLLVPRCTSLGTILPPCRSVCQAAEQQCQSSLALLGTPWPFNCNRLPVAASLEACSQP; encoded by the exons CCCAGCGTCTCCGGGGGCTACAGCCCGACTGCCACTTCTCCTGGTTCTGTATTCTGCTGCTCAGTggcctgctgctcctgctgctggggCTACTGGTGGCTGTCATCCTGGCTC AGTCGCAGGCTATATCCCTCCCCAGGACTACCAAGAACCCACTGCTCACCCGAGGCCTCACCCCCATGGGTGTCATTCCCAGCACCACccctaacaccaccaccaccacccccgccactaccaccaccaccccagcaaGCACAGAGCAGCAGGAGGCAGCCATGAGCCCTACACACCTGACCA CCTGTGGAGGCCTCCTTCCTGGTCCCAGTGGTTTCTTCAGCAGCCCTAACTACCCAGACCTCTACCCACCCCTCAGCCACTGTGTCTGGCATATCCAGGTAGCCGCAGGCCAGACAATACAGCTCAAGATTCAAGCCCTCAGCATAGAGAGTATGCTCACCTGTCTTTTTGATCGCTTGGAAATTATCTCAGAGCCTACAGGCCCTCTCCTCAG GGTGTGTGGTAAAACACCTCCTGCCACATTAAACACAAATACCAGCCGCCTCCGTGTGTCCTTCGTCTCTGATAACGATGTGGAAGGGTCTGGTTTCCAGGCCTGGTACCAAGCAGTGGCCCCTGGACATT GGAGCTGTGCCCATAATGAGTTCCACTGTGACCTTCTCCTCTGCCTGAAGCGTGACTCTGTATGTGACGGTATTACGGAGTGTGTCGATGGCAGTGACGAGGCCAACTGCAGTGACAAGACATTGG GGTGTGGAGGGAACCTGACTGGGCTCTATGGGGTGTTCTCTACCCCATACTACCCACAGCACTACCCTCACCAACAG CTTTGCACCTGGTACATCGAAGTGCCTGTGGGGTACGGGATAAGACTGGAGTTCCACAACTTCAGTCTGGAAGCACAGGCTGAGTGCAAGTTTGACTACGTGGAAGTGTACGAGGCCAGCAACCTGGGAACCTTCAGCTTCCTGGGCAG GTTCTGTGGAGCAGAGCCACCACTCAACGTCGTCTCCTCCATGCACCAGCTGGCTGTAATCTTCAAGACGGATCTTGGTATCAGCAGCGGGGGCTTTTTAGCCACCTACCAGGCCATCAATACTACAGAGAGTGGgtgtccctgggcag AGTTCTGCCAGAGCGGAGGATATAGGGATCTGCAATGGATGTGTGACTTATGGAAAGACTGTGCAAATGACAGCAACGACAACTGCAGCAGCCACTTGTCCCCACAACCGG ACCTGACCTGTGAACCTGTCCAGGTGGAGATGTGCCTTGGACTAAGCTACAATACCACGGCCTTTCCTAACATCTGGGTGGGCCTGGCCACGCAGACAGAGGTGACAGACATCCTCCGAGGCTACAAG AGTCTGACAAGTCTACCCTGCTACCAGACTTTCCAGAGGTTCCTCTGTGGGCTGCTTGTGCCTCGATGCACCTCACTGGGCACTATCCTACCCCCTTGTCGTTCTGTCTGCCAGGCGGCAGAGCAGCAGTGCCAGTCTAGCCTGGCATTATTGGGCACCCCCTGGCCTTTCAACTGCAACAGGCTACCTGTGGCAGCTAGCCTGGAAGCTTGCTCCCAGCCCTGA
- the C1qtnf5 gene encoding complement C1q tumor necrosis factor-related protein 5 has protein sequence MRPLLALLLLGLVSGSPPLDDNKIPSLCPGQPGLPGTPGHHGSQGLPGRDGRDGRDGAPGAPGEKGEGGRPGLPGPRGEPGPRGEAGPMGAIGPAGECSVPPRSAFSAKRSESRVPPPADTPLPFDRVLLNEQGHYDPTTGKFTCQVPGVYYFAVHATVYRASLQFDLVKNGQSIASFFQFFGGWPKPASLSGGAMVRLEPEDQVWVQVGVGDYIGIYASIKTDSTFSGFLVYSDWHSSPVFA, from the exons ATGAGGCCACTTCTTGCCCTTCTGCTTCTGGGTCTGGTGTCAGGCTCTCCTCCTCTGGATGACAACAAGATCCCCAGCCTGTGTCCCGGGCAGCCCGGCCTTCCAGGCACACCAGGTCACCATGGCAGCCAAGGCCTGCCTGGCCGTGACGGCCGTGATGGCCGCGACGGTGCACCCGGAGCTCCGGGAGAGAAAGGCGAGGGCGGAAGACCGG GACTACCTGGGCCACGTGGGGAGCCCGGGCCACGTGGAGAGGCAGGGCCCATGGGGGCTATCGGGCCTGCGGGGGAGTGCTCGGTGCCCCCACGATCAGCCTTCAGTGCCAAGCGATCCGAGAGCCGGGTACCTCCGCCAGCCGACACACCCCTACCCTTCGATCGTGTGCTGCTGAATGAGCAGGGACATTACGACCCCACTACTGGCAAGTTCACCTGCCAAGTGCCTGGCGTCTACTACTTTGCTGTGCACGCCACTGTCTACCGGGCCAGCTTGCAGTTTGATCTTGTCAAAAATGGGCAGTCCATCGCCTCTTTCTTccagttttttggggggtggcCCAAGCCAGCCTCGCTCTCAGGGGGTGCGATGGTAAGGCTAGAACCTGAGGACCAGGTGTGGGTGCAGGTGGGCGTGGGTGATTACATTGGCATCTATGCCAGCATCAAGACAGACAGTACCTTCTCTGGATTTCTCGTCTATTCTGACTGGCACAGCTCCCCAGTCTTCGCTTAA
- the Rnf26 gene encoding E3 ubiquitin-protein ligase RNF26, whose amino-acid sequence MEAVYLVVNGVGLVLDLLTLMLDLNFLLVSSLLATLAWLLAFIYNLPHTVLTSLLHLGRGFLLSLLALVEAVVRFTFGGLQALGTLLYSCCSGLESLKLLGHLASHGALRSREFLNRGILNMVSNGHALLRQACDICAIAMSLVAYVINSLVNICLIGTQNFFSLVLALWDAVTGPLWRMTDMVAAFLAHISSSAVAMAILLWTPCQLALELLASAARLLASSVVFHLTGLVLLACVLAVILIVLHPEQTLRLATQALSQLHARPSYHRLWEDILRLTRLPLGLEAWRRVWSRSLQLASWPNRGGAPGAPQGGSRRVFSARIQPQDTPPEAEEEVIRAAPARGREQLNEDEPAAGQDPWKLLKEQEERKKCVICQDQSKTVLLLPCRHLCLCQACTEILMRHPVYHRNCPLCRRSILQTLNVYL is encoded by the coding sequence ATGGAGGCTGTCTACCTGGTGGTGAATGGGGTGGGCCTGGTGCTGGACTTGCTGACCTTGATGTTGGATCTCAACTTCCTGCTCGTGTCCTCCCTCCTGGCTACCCTGGCCTGGCTTTTGGCCTTCATCTACAATCTGCCACACACGGTACTGACCAGTCTTCTGCACTTGGGTCGAGGATTCCTGCTTTCTTTGCTGGCCTTAGTTGAAGCTGTGGTCCGATTTACCTTCGGGGGACTGCAGGCCTTGGGGACGCTCCTCTATAGCTGCTGCTCTGGCTTGGAGAGCTTAAAGCTACTGGGGCACCTGGCCTCCCACGGAGCTCTGAGGAGCCGGGAATTCCTGAATAGGGGGATCCTGAACATGGTCTCCAATGGCCATGCTTTGCTGCGCCAGGCCTGTGACATCTGTGCTATTGCCATGAGCCTGGTGGCCTATGTGATCAACAGTCTGGTCAACATCTGCCTCATCGGCACTCAGAACTTCTTCTCCCTGGTGCTGGCCCTGTGGGATGCTGTAACGGGGCCTCTTTGGAGGATGACAGACATGGTGGCTGCTTTCCTCGCTCACATCTCCAGCAGTGCAGTGGCTATGGCCATTCTCCTGTGGACCCCCTGCCAGCTAGCACTGGAGCTGTTGGCCTCAGCTGCCCGCCTGCTGGCCAGCAGTGTGGTTTTCCACCTCACTGGATTGGTGTTGCTGGCTTGCGTGCTGGCAGTGATTTTGATTGTGTTGCACCCAGAACAAACGCTGAGGCTGGCCACCCAAGCTCTCAGTCAGCTTCACGCCCGCCCATCTTACCACCGGCTTTGGGAGGATATCCTTCGGCTGACTCGCCTTCCACTAGGTCTGGAGGCTTGGCGCAGAGTCTGGAGCCGCAGCCTACAACTGGCCAGCTGGCCAAATCGAGGAGGAGCACCAGGAGCCCCCCAAGGTGGCTCCAGGAGGGTGTTCTCAGCCAGGATCCAGCCACAGGACACTCCTcctgaagcagaagaggaggtcaTCAGAGCCGCACCGGCTAGAGGCCGAGAGCAACTCAACGAAGACGAGCCTGCAGCTGGGCAGGACCCATGGAAGCTGTTGAAGGAGCAAGAAGAGCGGAAGAAGTGTGTTATCTGCCAGGACCAGAGCAAGACGGTGCTGCTTCTGCCCTGCCGGCACCTGTGCCTGTGCCAGGCTTGCACTGAGATCCTCATGCGCCACCCTGTTTACCACCGCAACTGCCCGCTCTGCCGCCGTAGCATCCTGCAAACCCTCAATGTCTACCTCTGA
- the LOC110302327 gene encoding uncharacterized protein LOC110302327 — protein sequence MRRGSQRDAEEVLSQSLAQSSKNVRRIESRWKEGALYKHISTPLIGHCLWAPFKATNGLSTFLPLPLTDWPEAIVPPPACHVPSQTRWRRPVESRPRSGFAEADSPSRSPFGCHSPRAGGQGPGGDRGTCVAGPRARAQPAPPPPGPDPALPDSVPSLRVSSRSDPWPGRVYRSRLLTLRCFLRSGLAVTLEMFHLFAPEHSAFQAGTPLPPVKVFPEAHFCSPCFSLG from the exons ATGAGGCGGGGGTCCCAGCGGGACGCGGAGGAGGTACTATCTCAGAGCCTAGCCCAGAGCTCAAAGAATGTGCGCAGGATCGAGAGCAGGTGGA AGGAGGGGGCGCTTTATAAACACATTTCCACCCCTCTCATTGGACATTGTCTTTGGGCACCATTCAAAGCCACCAATGGTTTGTCGACATTTCTGCCATTGCCCCTCACTGATTGGCCAGAGGCTATAGTCCCGCCCCCTGCTTGCCACGTCCCTTCGCAAACAAGATGGCGGCGCCCAGTGGAGTCGAGGCCGCGCTCGGGGTTTGCCGAGGCTGACTCTCCGTCCCGCTCTCCCTTTGGGTGCCACTCGCCGCGAGCGGGAGGACAGGGGCCGGGCGGGGACAGGGGCACTTGCGTGGCTGGACCGCGAGCCCGCGCCCAGCCTGCGCCGCCCCCACCCGGCCCCGACCCGGCCCTTCCCGACTCCGTCCCATCCTTGCGGGTCTCCTCCCGGTCTGACCCGTGGCCCGGTCGTGTTTACCGCTCCAGGCTCCTAACGCTGAGGTGCTTCCTCCGGTCCGGGCTCGCTGTCACTTTAGAGATGTTTCACCTCTTCGCTCCCGAACATTCCGCCTTCCAAGCCGGGACGCCGCTCCCTCCTGTAAAAGTCTTCCCTGAAGCCCACTTCTGTAGCCCTTGCTTCTCCCTGGGTTAG